Proteins found in one Exiguobacterium sp. 9-2 genomic segment:
- a CDS encoding TetR/AcrR family transcriptional regulator — MKKQDLRVIRTDRRIRETFLQLIDEVGFDAVTIKLLTERAEVNRGTFYHHYADKYELLERMTNEVFEKIEATFEREIPFVLINKTEDSPYRRIIPFLTFLYEHRTLMRILLSPTSDGMFRKRVRDYMQQILFSGLPEQGERLVPENYLIAYLSAAHLGVIESWLSHPNETSPDEIARIVFTISMEGPFRAAGFRR, encoded by the coding sequence ATGAAAAAACAGGATTTACGCGTTATCCGGACCGACCGGAGGATACGCGAGACGTTCCTTCAGCTGATCGACGAAGTCGGTTTTGACGCCGTGACGATTAAGTTGTTGACGGAACGGGCGGAAGTCAATCGCGGGACGTTCTACCATCATTACGCGGATAAATACGAACTGCTCGAGCGGATGACGAATGAGGTTTTTGAAAAGATCGAAGCGACGTTCGAACGCGAGATTCCATTCGTCCTGATCAACAAAACGGAGGACTCACCATACCGACGAATCATCCCGTTTCTAACGTTTCTTTATGAACACCGGACGCTGATGCGGATCTTACTCAGTCCGACGAGTGACGGGATGTTTCGGAAGCGGGTCCGTGATTACATGCAACAGATTCTGTTCTCGGGACTACCGGAACAAGGAGAACGGCTCGTTCCAGAAAATTATCTCATTGCCTATCTCTCAGCCGCCCATCTCGGTGTCATCGAATCCTGGTTGAGCCACCCAAACGAGACATCACCGGATGAAATTGCTCGAATTGTCTTTACGATTTCGATGGAAGGACCGTTTCGAGCAGCGGGGTTCCGGCGATGA
- a CDS encoding ABC transporter permease yields the protein MFHFVLNQWRRQRGKFILTLVGALIISAGLSLMFNLTDSSQGTVEQTLQKKWSSAYDIVVRPKGSQMSTESNDLLEPNYLNSITGGISFAQYEKIKQIEDVDIAAPVAVIGYANIGLTIKDQMTAPKAPGFYRISRTEYSDSGLKKEKLFTTNIHAIKSDVSSELRIPNLDNFFVEDINPSKMAMIVAIDPEQEARLVGLDKSVKKSPTSRYFEETDQANPTSNVVNGFTLPILINPNTSDAGYTDFKIERLDLPFKTEQQQTETIDRLQQQSELQDYLGTIKSKTLETKRISAKRLDSLLFNALAKPDSVKRKELEVTSSGQLLYRTGALNYTATDSPFPKRWSQAYSLNSETLQTDQSLFDIPILPSKGYRPVQFSKMKVKDTDTKEVSELTPTVDFDVIGLFDPKKITVSKDPLNELPLETYRPATANLVLDATGKPINPSPTINSSNNPVDLLTGSPNILTTLNAAQLINGKQSISSIRLKISGAKQMGEKSEQLLQDVKQQIERETGLIATITKGSSPQPVVTKVIDDGKTLGWIEQPWIHIGAAMTIFRETSVGFSGVIFAMLAVAIVYVLATSYVSMLARRKEFAVLLALGWRTKDLYKIVLIEAAILAGFVSTIALIVEGIFSYVRNEAMNGWSFLWIALFSLVIYLAGATWSAWTIRRISPYEAIKTGEYAKAARVGLKLRSTVTLALKELIGKWKRNSLSVLSIALPTALLTFFLFVTFHLQGVLYTSWLGQFVALQVGPMHYVTMGVAITIAILTTGEIMWQNVTDRRASLAVLKALGWTNRAIRQLIVLEGFLVGLISGIIGLIVAYSTIYVLYDLVPWNEPLLIGVSLALPILFGVIAAFIPAQLAARVQPYQELKDAS from the coding sequence ATGTTTCATTTTGTCTTAAACCAGTGGCGCCGGCAACGTGGAAAATTCATTTTGACGCTCGTCGGTGCGCTCATCATCAGCGCTGGACTCAGTCTGATGTTCAACTTGACCGATTCAAGTCAGGGTACGGTCGAGCAGACGTTACAAAAGAAATGGTCGTCCGCGTATGATATCGTCGTTCGACCGAAAGGCAGTCAGATGTCGACGGAGTCGAATGATTTGCTGGAGCCCAACTACTTAAACAGTATTACAGGTGGTATTTCTTTCGCACAGTATGAAAAAATCAAACAGATCGAGGATGTGGACATTGCCGCGCCAGTAGCGGTGATAGGATATGCCAATATCGGTCTAACCATCAAAGATCAGATGACAGCTCCGAAAGCCCCTGGGTTCTATCGCATTTCTCGCACGGAGTACAGTGATTCCGGATTGAAGAAGGAGAAGCTCTTCACGACCAACATCCATGCCATCAAGAGTGACGTCTCTTCTGAATTACGCATCCCAAACCTCGATAACTTCTTCGTCGAGGATATCAACCCTTCGAAGATGGCGATGATTGTCGCAATCGACCCGGAACAAGAAGCACGCCTCGTCGGTCTCGATAAAAGCGTCAAGAAAAGTCCCACATCCCGTTATTTCGAAGAGACGGACCAAGCAAATCCGACATCTAATGTCGTTAACGGTTTTACGTTACCGATCCTCATCAATCCGAATACTTCAGATGCGGGATATACCGACTTTAAAATCGAACGGCTTGATTTACCATTTAAAACGGAACAACAACAGACGGAGACAATCGACCGCCTCCAACAGCAATCAGAACTACAGGATTATTTAGGAACGATTAAAAGTAAAACACTCGAAACGAAACGTATTTCCGCAAAACGTCTAGATTCACTGTTGTTCAATGCTTTAGCAAAACCAGATTCCGTGAAACGAAAAGAACTTGAAGTCACCTCATCTGGACAGCTACTCTACCGGACGGGAGCTTTAAACTATACTGCAACCGATAGCCCGTTTCCGAAGCGATGGAGTCAAGCCTACTCGTTGAACAGCGAGACGCTTCAAACTGATCAATCGCTTTTTGATATTCCCATCCTCCCCTCAAAAGGATACCGTCCCGTCCAGTTCAGCAAGATGAAAGTCAAAGATACAGACACGAAAGAAGTATCTGAACTTACTCCAACCGTCGACTTTGATGTCATCGGATTGTTTGACCCGAAAAAAATCACAGTATCCAAAGATCCGTTGAATGAACTACCGTTAGAAACGTATCGCCCGGCGACCGCTAATCTGGTCCTTGATGCAACAGGAAAGCCGATCAATCCGTCACCTACCATCAATTCATCGAATAACCCGGTTGACCTATTGACGGGTTCACCGAATATTTTAACGACCTTAAACGCCGCTCAACTGATCAACGGAAAACAATCCATTTCGTCCATCCGTTTAAAAATCAGTGGTGCCAAACAGATGGGTGAGAAGTCCGAACAATTACTCCAAGACGTGAAGCAACAAATCGAGCGAGAAACCGGTCTCATCGCTACGATCACCAAAGGTTCCTCTCCTCAACCGGTCGTCACGAAGGTGATCGATGACGGGAAGACGCTCGGTTGGATTGAACAACCTTGGATCCACATCGGTGCTGCGATGACAATCTTCCGCGAGACGAGCGTCGGGTTCTCCGGTGTCATCTTCGCGATGCTTGCCGTCGCCATCGTCTATGTCCTCGCGACGAGCTACGTCTCAATGCTCGCCCGCCGGAAAGAATTCGCTGTTTTACTCGCACTCGGCTGGCGGACGAAGGATCTCTACAAAATCGTTTTGATCGAGGCGGCGATCCTCGCTGGATTCGTCTCGACGATCGCCTTGATTGTCGAAGGCATCTTCTCGTATGTCCGTAATGAAGCGATGAACGGCTGGAGCTTCCTCTGGATCGCACTGTTTAGTCTCGTTATCTACCTCGCCGGCGCCACTTGGTCGGCGTGGACGATTCGCCGGATCTCGCCGTACGAAGCGATCAAAACAGGCGAGTATGCAAAGGCGGCTCGTGTCGGACTAAAGCTTCGTTCGACCGTGACATTGGCGCTAAAAGAACTGATCGGGAAATGGAAGCGTAATAGCCTGTCCGTTCTCTCAATCGCTCTTCCAACGGCTCTGCTGACGTTCTTCTTATTCGTAACGTTCCATTTACAAGGAGTGCTTTATACATCATGGCTCGGACAATTCGTTGCCTTGCAAGTCGGTCCGATGCATTACGTGACGATGGGCGTTGCAATCACAATCGCTATTTTGACGACGGGTGAAATTATGTGGCAAAACGTCACCGATCGCCGCGCCTCACTCGCCGTCTTAAAAGCGCTCGGCTGGACGAACAGAGCGATCCGTCAGTTGATCGTCCTTGAAGGCTTCCTCGTCGGTTTAATTTCCGGCATCATTGGACTGATCGTTGCCTATTCGACGATTTATGTCTTGTATGACCTCGTACCGTGGAATGAACCGTTGTTGATTGGCGTATCGCTTGCCTTACCGATTTTATTCGGTGTCATCGCCGCCTTCATCCCAGCTCAACTGGCAGCACGTGTCCAACCGTATCAAGAACTAAAAGATGCTTCGTAA
- a CDS encoding ABC transporter ATP-binding protein, with protein sequence MDLQLHGVSKSFHQQNVLQQIDLLIPSGEICGLLGPSGSGKTTLIRLMIGAIQADAGSIQIGDTSMPSFKMLSQIGFMPQNDALYEDLSGLANLQFFGSLYNMSRQDLAKRIEEVLTLVDLTNDQKKLVRHYSGGMKKRLSLAISILHRPSVLFLDEPTVGIDPVLRRQIWNQFQAIRAQGTTIVVSTHVMDEINECDRAALIYNGRIIAYDPLARLLAQTENGQVEELFLLAGKDVT encoded by the coding sequence ATGGATTTACAATTGCACGGTGTATCAAAATCGTTTCATCAACAGAACGTCCTCCAACAGATTGATCTTTTGATTCCGTCCGGTGAAATTTGTGGTTTGCTCGGTCCGTCAGGTTCTGGTAAGACGACACTGATTCGTTTGATGATTGGTGCGATCCAGGCAGACGCAGGTTCGATTCAGATTGGTGACACTTCGATGCCAAGCTTCAAGATGTTATCGCAGATTGGTTTCATGCCACAAAACGATGCTTTGTATGAGGATTTATCGGGGCTTGCGAACCTGCAATTTTTCGGTTCCTTATACAACATGTCCCGTCAGGATTTAGCAAAACGCATCGAGGAGGTCTTGACACTCGTCGATTTAACGAATGATCAAAAAAAGCTCGTTCGTCATTATTCCGGTGGGATGAAGAAACGATTGTCCCTCGCCATCTCAATCCTGCATCGTCCGAGCGTCTTATTCCTGGATGAGCCGACCGTCGGGATTGATCCCGTGTTACGCCGCCAGATTTGGAATCAATTCCAAGCGATTCGTGCGCAAGGCACGACGATCGTCGTCTCGACCCACGTCATGGATGAAATCAATGAATGTGACCGGGCAGCATTGATCTATAACGGTCGGATTATCGCTTACGATCCGCTCGCTCGTTTGCTCGCACAGACTGAAAACGGTCAGGTCGAGGAACTGTTCCTGCTCGCTGGAAAGGACGTGACATGA
- a CDS encoding ABC transporter ATP-binding protein, whose translation MNITFQDVSHSFERSGVRTDVLHQLNGQFLQSEVTALVGPSGSGKSTFLSLLGSLDRPSSGQILYDRQDITSWKNKRLSQFRSQEIGFIFQQFHLLPSLTVSENLKVALLKQKTSFNQDERILELLDRVGLDDKQNALPAQLSGGQQQRVAIARALLHHPQWILADEPTGNLDSMTGDAIFELLLELHREAKCGVLFVTHDLELAERADRILFMQDGRIVEDRRKRTVQSV comes from the coding sequence ATGAATATTACCTTTCAAGATGTTTCGCACTCGTTCGAGCGAAGCGGTGTCCGGACCGATGTCTTGCATCAACTAAACGGACAATTTTTGCAATCGGAAGTAACGGCACTCGTCGGTCCGTCCGGGTCCGGAAAATCGACGTTCCTTAGTCTCCTTGGTTCGCTCGATCGTCCGTCGTCCGGTCAGATTCTCTATGACAGACAGGACATTACGTCTTGGAAGAACAAACGGTTATCACAATTTCGCTCGCAAGAGATTGGCTTCATCTTCCAGCAGTTTCATCTCCTACCGTCACTGACGGTGTCTGAAAACCTAAAGGTCGCCTTGTTAAAACAAAAGACATCGTTTAATCAAGACGAGCGAATCCTCGAGCTGCTCGATCGGGTCGGACTCGACGACAAACAAAATGCTTTACCTGCTCAACTATCCGGCGGGCAGCAACAACGGGTGGCAATCGCCCGCGCCTTGTTGCATCATCCGCAATGGATTCTTGCAGATGAGCCGACTGGTAATCTTGATTCCATGACCGGTGACGCGATTTTTGAACTGTTGCTAGAACTGCATCGTGAAGCCAAATGTGGCGTTTTATTTGTCACACACGACTTAGAACTCGCCGAACGCGCTGACCGAATTCTCTTCATGCAGGATGGTCGGATCGTCGAAGACCGCCGAAAACGCACGGTGCAAAGTGTCTAA
- a CDS encoding ABC transporter permease codes for MWQLARRVIRQTLNDKRSVGLILLAPLLIFTLIYFLLGNDDYTPVVAISQDVPAPVSQAIEKQDLSIKTYNGSDADAYLKNHETVDVVLDMKDNQLALNLREPSTKSSKALREIQAGLSSLQPTMQLETNYLYGDVDQSTFDALGFVFLSLFSFFFVFILSAMALVKERSGGTLERLMMTPIRQTDVIFGYTLGYSVFASIQAILVVLYATTVLDLPSEGSIIWVFLTMLGLAVVAVLFGATISIFAQSELQVVQLIPFTIIPQIFFSGLIPLDLIPYGLGNIGYITPIFYGASAIKEVLVYGNGWSSIWPYWLGLFLYGAALFLLNMLALNKYRGHQKRHG; via the coding sequence ATGTGGCAACTCGCACGACGGGTCATCCGTCAAACGTTGAACGATAAACGAAGCGTCGGACTCATTTTGCTTGCTCCATTATTAATCTTCACCTTGATCTATTTCCTACTTGGAAACGATGATTACACGCCTGTCGTCGCCATCAGTCAAGATGTACCGGCTCCGGTCTCACAAGCAATCGAAAAACAGGATCTGTCGATTAAAACGTATAACGGCAGCGATGCTGACGCCTATCTCAAGAATCATGAAACGGTCGACGTCGTCTTAGACATGAAAGACAATCAGCTAGCGTTGAACCTCCGTGAACCTTCGACGAAAAGTTCGAAAGCACTACGCGAAATTCAAGCTGGACTGTCATCCCTGCAACCGACGATGCAACTCGAGACGAACTATCTGTACGGAGATGTCGATCAATCAACGTTTGATGCGCTTGGCTTCGTCTTTCTATCGCTGTTCTCATTCTTCTTCGTCTTCATCTTGTCAGCAATGGCTCTCGTCAAGGAACGCAGTGGCGGCACGCTCGAGCGGTTAATGATGACACCGATTCGCCAAACCGACGTCATCTTCGGCTATACGCTCGGTTATAGTGTCTTCGCCTCGATTCAGGCGATTCTTGTCGTCCTGTACGCGACGACCGTTCTTGACTTACCGTCTGAAGGTTCGATCATCTGGGTCTTCCTGACGATGCTTGGACTTGCCGTCGTCGCGGTCTTGTTCGGGGCAACGATTTCGATTTTTGCCCAGTCTGAGCTGCAGGTCGTCCAGTTGATTCCCTTTACGATCATTCCACAAATCTTCTTCTCGGGTTTGATTCCGCTCGATCTAATCCCGTACGGACTCGGTAACATCGGATATATCACCCCAATTTTCTACGGAGCGAGTGCGATCAAAGAGGTGCTCGTCTACGGCAATGGGTGGTCCAGTATCTGGCCGTACTGGCTCGGACTATTCCTTTATGGAGCAGCCTTGTTCCTGTTGAACATGCTTGCTCTTAATAAGTATCGCGGACACCAAAAAAGACACGGCTGA
- a CDS encoding NUDIX hydrolase, whose translation MLPTSIYSLSAGAVVLNDQNEILLIQGPDRGWEFPGGIVEPGESAADGIIREVKEESGIEIEIVKFCGIYQNLEANVCATCWLAKAIGGQPQTSSESLAVGFFPLEEVLRRVTWSNFSERIIHILDEQSHPFFVAFTP comes from the coding sequence ATGTTACCGACATCGATTTATTCGTTATCAGCTGGAGCGGTCGTCTTGAATGACCAAAACGAGATTCTTTTGATCCAAGGACCAGATCGCGGTTGGGAGTTTCCGGGTGGCATCGTCGAGCCTGGGGAAAGTGCAGCTGACGGTATCATTCGCGAAGTCAAAGAAGAGTCTGGAATTGAGATTGAAATCGTGAAATTTTGCGGCATCTATCAAAATCTCGAGGCGAATGTCTGTGCGACCTGTTGGCTTGCAAAAGCGATTGGTGGTCAACCGCAGACGAGCAGCGAAAGTTTAGCAGTCGGTTTTTTCCCGCTCGAAGAAGTGTTACGACGCGTAACGTGGTCGAACTTCAGCGAACGAATCATACATATCTTAGATGAACAGTCTCATCCGTTTTTCGTAGCTTTTACCCCATAA
- a CDS encoding HAD-IIIA family hydrolase yields the protein MNSIQAIFLDRDGTIGGDATVHYPGTFALFPYVSSLIERLRNQGILLIAFTNQPGISKGFAREEDFRTELLSFGFDDMLICPHAAEDCCTCRKPSPELLRQAQAKHDLRLDQCVVIGDRWSDMVAAAHAGCIKILVRTGAGESSIRDYADRVEQANVDYIADDLTDAIAWLDTQN from the coding sequence ATGAATTCTATTCAGGCAATATTTCTTGACCGAGACGGAACGATTGGTGGAGATGCTACCGTCCACTACCCTGGAACGTTTGCGTTATTTCCATACGTTTCTTCGTTAATCGAACGCTTACGTAATCAAGGGATTTTACTGATTGCGTTCACGAATCAACCTGGTATCTCAAAAGGATTTGCCCGTGAAGAGGATTTTCGGACAGAATTACTGAGCTTCGGCTTTGATGATATGCTGATTTGTCCGCATGCAGCGGAAGATTGCTGCACTTGTCGCAAACCATCACCTGAATTATTAAGGCAAGCACAAGCAAAACACGATCTCCGACTCGATCAATGTGTCGTCATCGGGGACCGGTGGAGTGATATGGTGGCAGCTGCGCACGCCGGGTGTATCAAAATCTTAGTCCGAACCGGTGCCGGAGAGAGCTCCATTCGTGATTACGCTGACCGGGTGGAACAAGCAAACGTCGACTATATTGCCGACGACTTAACGGACGCGATCGCTTGGCTCGATACGCAAAACTGA
- a CDS encoding DUF2200 domain-containing protein, translating into MSYEKVFQMPMQKLYQLYRQKVERKQRTQEELDDVLFWLTGHTKPTLEQAIQTQNVAAFFEHAPALNERRFLVTGVICGIRVENLTDPHIRNIRILDKLVDELAKGKALAKILR; encoded by the coding sequence ATGAGTTACGAAAAAGTATTTCAAATGCCGATGCAGAAGCTGTATCAGCTATACCGTCAAAAAGTCGAGCGTAAGCAACGGACACAAGAGGAACTCGATGACGTGCTGTTCTGGTTGACCGGACACACGAAACCAACTCTTGAACAAGCCATACAAACCCAAAACGTCGCAGCTTTTTTCGAGCACGCACCCGCCCTGAACGAACGCCGCTTTTTAGTCACTGGCGTCATCTGCGGGATTCGTGTGGAAAATCTAACGGATCCGCACATTCGTAACATCCGGATTCTCGACAAACTCGTCGATGAGTTGGCGAAAGGAAAAGCGTTAGCTAAAATCTTACGATAA
- a CDS encoding ABC transporter permease, whose amino-acid sequence MLRFVINQWLRQRGKFTLTLVGALIISAGLSLMFNLTDSSQGTVEQTLQKKWSSAYDIVVRPKGSQMSTESNNLLEPNYLNGINGGISFKQYETIKKMNDIEIAAPVAVMGYVMSNVSFEKAIKIPSTPGIYRFTETTYIQNGFKKEQQSKTVLHLAQGTKVQVPENASFISEQIDGFSTAVARNPVLIVGIDPKEEARLVGLDKSVRTTNKSRYFNSTDHHESDAANNQNIIPILVNPNSFNKGSYDYDIERLDAPYQTEQDQQKLIDKVIKTQPKRSIINSPLASYPAKSIQHLSIPTAKVEETYLRTMVEKTNSLQTDSEYAEGGQLVYQSGPLQFQSTLSPFTSRWSNAFEVSATSTRISGIGVEKELISDKGFRSLTSMGQKVKKPEPGSSNVRFPFLQFKVVGLYDPKNIKVSKDPLNELPMETYRPSSADLVLDAKGEPVNPAKSIDTSGNPVGLLTSSPNILTTIDSARAVNGEQAISSIRLKIKGASTVSEASEQLLQDVKKQIEQKTGLMVTITKGSSPQPVVTKVVDDGKTLGWIEQPWIHIGAAMTIFRETSVGFSGVIFAMLAVAIVYVLATSYVSMLARRKEFAVLLALGWRTKDLYKIVLIEAAILAGFVSTVALIVEGIFSYVRNEAMNGWSLLWIALFSLVIYLAGAAWSAWTIRRISPYEAIKTGEYAKAARVGLKLRSTMTLALKELIGKWKRNSLSVLSIALPTALLTFFLFVTFHLQGVLYTSWLGQFVALQVGPMHYVTMGVAITIAILTTGEIMWQNVTDRRASLAVLKALGWTNGAIRQLIVLEGFLVGLISGVLGLIVAYTTIYVLYDLVPWNEPLLIGVSLALPILFGVIAAFIPAQLAARVQPYQELKDAS is encoded by the coding sequence ATGTTACGCTTCGTCATCAATCAATGGCTTCGGCAGCGCGGGAAATTTACCCTGACGCTCGTCGGTGCCCTGATCATCAGTGCCGGGCTCAGTTTAATGTTCAACTTGACCGACTCCAGTCAAGGAACGGTCGAACAGACGTTACAAAAGAAATGGTCGTCTGCTTATGATATCGTTGTGCGACCAAAAGGCAGCCAGATGTCGACGGAATCAAATAATTTACTCGAACCGAATTATCTCAATGGGATCAATGGTGGGATTTCGTTTAAACAATACGAAACCATCAAGAAAATGAACGACATTGAAATTGCAGCTCCGGTCGCTGTCATGGGGTATGTCATGTCTAACGTTTCCTTTGAAAAAGCGATTAAAATTCCTTCCACACCGGGAATCTATCGTTTTACAGAAACCACTTATATTCAAAACGGCTTCAAGAAAGAGCAACAATCAAAAACTGTGCTTCATCTTGCTCAAGGAACAAAAGTTCAAGTTCCTGAGAACGCTTCATTCATTTCTGAACAAATTGATGGTTTTTCAACGGCTGTCGCTAGAAATCCAGTCCTGATCGTCGGTATTGATCCAAAAGAAGAAGCACGGTTGGTCGGTCTGGACAAGAGTGTACGTACGACGAACAAATCCCGATACTTCAATTCGACTGATCACCATGAGTCAGACGCGGCTAATAATCAAAATATCATCCCGATCTTAGTGAATCCGAACTCTTTTAATAAGGGAAGTTATGACTATGATATCGAACGTCTCGATGCTCCTTATCAAACCGAACAAGACCAGCAAAAACTAATTGATAAGGTCATCAAAACACAACCAAAACGGTCTATTATCAATTCTCCTCTTGCCTCTTATCCCGCTAAGAGTATTCAACACCTTTCCATCCCAACCGCTAAAGTAGAAGAAACCTATCTGCGAACGATGGTTGAAAAAACGAACAGCTTACAAACGGATTCTGAATATGCAGAAGGAGGACAATTGGTTTATCAATCTGGCCCTCTTCAATTCCAATCAACGCTTAGTCCATTTACAAGCCGATGGAGCAACGCTTTCGAAGTATCCGCGACGTCGACACGAATTTCAGGAATCGGTGTTGAGAAGGAACTTATTTCAGATAAAGGATTTCGCTCCCTCACATCGATGGGACAAAAGGTTAAAAAACCAGAACCAGGCTCATCTAATGTCCGCTTTCCATTTTTACAATTTAAAGTCGTTGGTCTGTACGATCCGAAAAACATCAAGGTCTCAAAAGACCCGCTGAACGAGTTACCAATGGAAACTTATCGTCCTTCGTCTGCCGATCTTGTTTTAGATGCGAAGGGGGAACCTGTCAACCCAGCGAAATCGATTGATACGTCTGGTAATCCCGTCGGACTGTTGACGAGTTCTCCAAACATCCTGACGACGATTGACAGCGCGCGAGCAGTCAATGGTGAACAAGCCATTTCTTCGATTCGCCTTAAAATCAAAGGCGCTTCGACCGTCAGTGAAGCATCGGAGCAACTACTCCAAGACGTGAAAAAGCAAATCGAACAGAAAACTGGATTAATGGTCACAATTACTAAGGGTTCCTCTCCTCAACCCGTCGTCACGAAGGTTGTCGATGACGGTAAGACGCTTGGCTGGATCGAACAACCGTGGATCCACATCGGTGCCGCGATGACGATTTTCCGCGAGACGAGTGTCGGTTTCTCAGGAGTCATCTTCGCAATGCTCGCGGTCGCGATCGTCTATGTCCTCGCGACGAGCTATGTCTCGATGTTAGCGCGTCGGAAAGAATTCGCTGTTTTACTCGCACTCGGATGGCGGACGAAGGATCTCTACAAAATCGTTTTGATCGAGGCGGCGATTCTCGCTGGATTCGTCTCGACGGTCGCCTTGATTGTCGAAGGCATCTTCTCATATGTCCGTAATGAAGCGATGAACGGCTGGAGCCTCCTCTGGATCGCGCTATTCAGTCTTGTCATCTACCTCGCTGGTGCCGCTTGGTCGGCGTGGACGATTCGCCGCATCTCACCGTACGAAGCGATCAAGACCGGCGAATACGCGAAAGCTGCTCGCGTCGGACTGAAGCTTCGTTCGACGATGACACTTGCACTAAAGGAACTGATTGGGAAATGGAAGCGTAATAGTTTGTCCGTTCTCTCAATCGCTCTACCAACAGCACTGCTGACATTCTTCTTATTCGTGACGTTCCATTTACAAGGAGTGCTTTACACGTCTTGGCTTGGTCAGTTCGTTGCCTTACAAGTCGGTCCGATGCATTACGTGACGATGGGTGTTGCGATCACAATCGCTATTTTGACGACGGGTGAAATTATGTGGCAAAACGTCACCGATCGCCGCGCCTCACTCGCCGTCTTAAAAGCACTCGGCTGGACGAACGGCGCAATCCGACAGTTGATTGTCCTCGAAGGCTTCCTCGTCGGCCTGATTTCTGGAGTACTTGGACTGATTGTCGCCTACACGACGATTTACGTTCTATACGATCTTGTTCCATGGAATGAACCGTTGTTGATTGGTGTATCGCTCGCCTTACCGATTTTGTTCGGTGTCATCGCCGCCTTCATCCCAGCACAACTGGCAGCACGTGTTCAACCGTATCAAGAACTGAAAGATGCATCTTAA
- a CDS encoding DUF2268 domain-containing protein: MKKSLILLLTAPLLFLSACTEEQKTTQPTTELLSKSTKVKSESVKIDAESKLNIVFLYEPYKQYLQSSLKNNDPEEDKKNYAKYVLSYIDKIGEKEQFATADLKGFPMLQSTVYEQELLDKIENLMKQQDDITKIIKKNYIASHKILPKKKSTIIVAPVNPESSFDLQSMKGVTGAAYKDAFILYLDTNYDKDILAYSTAHEYHHLVLKDTPDFSLSTTLNSVIVEGKADAFADRIVKGVSPPWNVEMDEATKKHVVHLVNSYEVSQLDFVVGNKQKEIPRWSNYILGRDILNHYFESHPDQSITDWTYTNQADILKGYTYQKILEQ; this comes from the coding sequence TTGAAAAAATCATTGATATTACTTTTAACTGCTCCCCTTCTGTTTTTGTCTGCTTGTACAGAAGAGCAAAAGACAACACAACCCACTACTGAACTGTTATCAAAGAGTACAAAAGTAAAATCCGAATCTGTAAAAATCGATGCCGAAAGTAAATTGAACATTGTTTTTCTTTATGAACCATACAAACAATATCTACAATCGTCCTTAAAAAACAATGATCCTGAAGAAGATAAAAAGAATTATGCGAAATATGTCTTAAGCTATATCGACAAAATCGGGGAAAAGGAGCAGTTTGCGACAGCCGACTTGAAAGGTTTCCCGATGTTGCAATCAACCGTGTACGAACAAGAGCTACTCGACAAAATCGAGAACTTGATGAAACAACAAGATGACATTACAAAAATCATTAAAAAAAATTACATCGCTTCTCATAAGATCCTTCCCAAAAAGAAAAGTACCATCATCGTCGCTCCAGTTAATCCTGAATCCTCTTTCGATCTTCAGTCAATGAAAGGTGTTACAGGAGCAGCCTATAAAGATGCATTCATTCTCTACCTGGATACAAACTACGATAAAGACATCCTGGCATATTCGACGGCACACGAATATCATCACTTAGTCCTCAAGGATACACCTGATTTTAGTTTAAGTACGACTCTTAATTCCGTCATCGTCGAAGGAAAGGCAGATGCCTTTGCCGACCGAATCGTCAAAGGCGTCTCGCCTCCATGGAATGTCGAAATGGATGAAGCAACGAAAAAACATGTCGTACATCTGGTCAACAGCTATGAAGTATCACAACTCGACTTCGTCGTAGGTAACAAACAAAAAGAGATTCCTCGCTGGAGTAACTACATTTTGGGACGTGATATCCTCAATCACTATTTTGAGTCGCATCCAGATCAGTCCATTACTGACTGGACCTATACGAATCAAGCAGATATCTTAAAAGGGTACACGTATCAAAAGATTCTTGAACAATGA